From the Leptospira biflexa serovar Patoc strain 'Patoc 1 (Paris)' genome, one window contains:
- a CDS encoding GTP 3',8-cyclase MoaA, translating into MSLDTRKFEVLRISILSLCNFACVYCAPKEKDNLSSSNAYKQFLSPSLLDQNLKQLIPHIQIKEVHLTGGEPTLHQNLIQLIEIVKQHSIDEIAITSNGNFESGLVTKMKEAGLTRMNFSLDSMSQSGFQKLSDRNKPVSQILEQISEAKSIGLEVKINSTILRGFNESEILDLLEWSGKRSIPIRFLEFMKMGPLHKEHPMYFYSAEEIRNQISKKYKFLKHPTASDSTAEYYITDEGYIFGLIANHTEPFCEGCNRLRMDSKGRIYGCLSDETSFEIPNSYEDVQSTLHQAMLTKKKKFTGSELSMKFIGG; encoded by the coding sequence ATGTCCTTGGATACTAGAAAATTTGAAGTTTTAAGAATTAGTATTCTATCCCTATGTAATTTTGCCTGTGTTTATTGCGCTCCAAAGGAAAAGGACAATCTCTCTTCATCAAATGCTTACAAACAATTTTTAAGCCCTTCCCTATTAGATCAAAATTTAAAACAACTCATTCCACATATCCAAATCAAAGAAGTTCATCTAACTGGAGGTGAGCCAACCCTCCATCAAAACTTAATCCAATTGATTGAAATAGTAAAACAACATTCCATTGATGAGATTGCGATCACTTCCAATGGAAATTTTGAATCAGGACTTGTTACAAAAATGAAAGAAGCTGGACTCACAAGAATGAATTTTTCATTGGACAGCATGTCACAATCAGGATTTCAAAAATTAAGTGATCGGAATAAACCTGTGTCACAAATTTTAGAACAAATTTCTGAAGCAAAATCGATTGGGCTTGAAGTTAAAATTAATTCTACAATTTTACGAGGATTCAACGAATCAGAAATTTTAGATTTATTGGAGTGGTCTGGTAAACGATCAATTCCCATACGTTTTTTAGAATTTATGAAAATGGGGCCACTGCATAAAGAACACCCAATGTATTTTTATTCCGCAGAGGAGATTCGAAATCAAATCAGCAAAAAATATAAATTTCTAAAACATCCAACAGCTTCTGATTCAACTGCCGAGTATTACATTACGGATGAAGGATATATCTTTGGTTTGATCGCCAATCATACAGAACCTTTTTGTGAAGGATGTAATCGCTTACGAATGGATAGTAAAGGTCGAATCTATGGATGTCTAAGCGACGAAACTTCTTTTGAAATTCCCAATTCTTACGAAGATGTCCAATCCACATTACATCAAGCAATGTTAACAAAAAAAAAGAAATTCACTGGTTCTGAATTATCAATGAAATTTATCGGAGGTTAA
- a CDS encoding HAD family hydrolase, with protein sequence MKLHKRKKYWIFDMDGTLTIAQHDFLAIKNELGIPIDNDILTSLSQLPPNIREQKKIELDDIELKIAKLAKASQGCEILLKEIKVNPNRLGILTRNSFKNSLETLKAAGISDFFSQNDIVCRERAIPKPNPDGIFYLMKQWNAIPEETVMIGDYLFDLEAGKQANVDTIYIDPSGSFPFRQQSNYQITKLEEILLL encoded by the coding sequence ATGAAACTTCACAAAAGAAAAAAATATTGGATTTTTGATATGGATGGCACTTTGACAATTGCCCAACATGATTTTTTGGCGATCAAAAACGAGCTTGGGATTCCAATTGACAATGATATCCTAACTTCCCTCTCTCAATTGCCACCTAACATCAGAGAACAAAAAAAAATAGAACTCGATGATATTGAACTCAAAATAGCCAAACTGGCAAAAGCTTCTCAAGGATGTGAAATTCTCTTAAAGGAAATAAAGGTAAATCCAAACAGGTTGGGAATTCTGACAAGAAATAGTTTCAAAAATTCTTTAGAAACTTTAAAAGCTGCAGGTATATCTGATTTTTTTTCTCAGAACGATATTGTTTGCCGCGAAAGGGCAATCCCGAAACCAAATCCTGATGGAATCTTTTATTTAATGAAACAATGGAATGCTATACCGGAAGAAACAGTGATGATCGGTGACTATCTCTTTGATTTGGAAGCAGGTAAACAAGCAAATGTAGACACAATTTATATCGATCCATCCGGATCGTTTCCTTTCCGACAACAATCAAACTACCAAATTACAAAGCTCGAAGAGATTTTGTTGCTCTAA
- the mobA gene encoding molybdenum cofactor guanylyltransferase, producing MTQITNDLIFLLLVGGKSIRMGEDKAFLSFGKKSNFVNVLIKKIHVFSPDFYLSLRNEQLHRYESWLPKHSLIVDQNELVKGPLCGLISAHQFFVENQIKYNAIFTIAVDTPSIKLKSIKRLIDCYQKNPNISGFFYRSPNGIEPLLGIYNHLTLEKWSHSIEEKINLEFSLQKKINSLEPNPMFIELPSREERFLKNINTKKDFESIDEMMKR from the coding sequence ATGACACAAATCACGAATGATCTGATATTTCTCTTACTTGTTGGAGGGAAAAGCATTCGAATGGGGGAAGATAAAGCTTTTTTATCATTTGGAAAAAAATCAAATTTCGTAAATGTCCTCATCAAAAAAATCCATGTCTTCTCACCGGATTTTTATTTATCTCTTAGGAATGAACAACTTCATCGATATGAATCATGGCTTCCAAAACATTCGTTAATCGTCGATCAAAATGAACTTGTGAAAGGTCCTCTTTGTGGATTGATATCGGCACACCAGTTTTTCGTTGAAAATCAAATCAAATACAATGCGATCTTTACCATAGCAGTTGATACTCCTTCAATTAAACTGAAATCGATCAAAAGATTGATTGATTGTTATCAAAAAAATCCGAACATATCAGGCTTCTTCTATCGCTCTCCCAATGGAATTGAACCTTTATTGGGAATTTACAACCATTTAACGTTAGAAAAGTGGAGCCATTCCATCGAAGAAAAAATAAATCTTGAATTTTCACTGCAAAAAAAAATTAACAGCTTAGAACCAAATCCGATGTTTATTGAACTTCCTTCAAGAGAAGAAAGATTTCTAAAAAACATTAACACCAAAAAAGACTTTGAATCAATCGATGAAATGATGAAACGATGA
- a CDS encoding NarK family nitrate/nitrite MFS transporter gives MTITPHAKATKIDLFNFKTPQMRTFHLTWIAFFLCFFGWFGIAPLMVYVREELSLTKAQIGNIIIASVAITIFMRLLIGWLCDKIGPRIAYTFLLILGSIPVMSIGLADSYLSFLLLRLAIGAIGASFVITQYHTSVMFAPNIIGTANATTAGWGNLGGGVTQMVMPLIFGFFVAFGFTTGVSWRLAMVVPGIALFLMGILYYFGTQDTPGGNFKDIKETYPTFQGGKKNSLANFLLVIKDSRVWLLFLAYGACFGIELTINNIAALYYVDQFKLTPATAGLIAGLFGLMNLFARTLGGVFGDKFGIKWGLRGRVIWLSAALAGEGICLVLFSQMTSLVLAISSMIVFSLFVQMSEGATFSVVPFVNKKAIGAVSGIVGAGGNVGAVSAGFLFRGEMTYQNALLVIGVAVTISAFFALLVRFTMEEEKEVGEEMNKIIPQGEKKSELVTAS, from the coding sequence GTGACGATTACACCTCATGCGAAAGCAACCAAGATCGATTTATTTAATTTCAAAACTCCCCAAATGAGGACATTCCACCTCACTTGGATTGCATTTTTTTTGTGTTTTTTTGGATGGTTTGGAATCGCACCACTCATGGTTTATGTAAGAGAGGAACTCTCTCTCACAAAGGCACAAATCGGAAACATCATCATTGCATCCGTTGCCATAACAATTTTTATGCGACTACTGATTGGATGGTTGTGTGATAAAATAGGACCAAGAATTGCCTATACCTTTCTTTTAATTTTAGGTTCCATTCCTGTTATGAGTATTGGACTAGCCGATAGTTACCTTTCCTTTTTATTATTACGGCTTGCGATCGGTGCCATCGGTGCATCGTTTGTCATCACTCAATACCATACTTCTGTTATGTTTGCACCAAACATCATTGGTACAGCAAATGCAACCACAGCTGGTTGGGGAAATTTAGGTGGTGGTGTGACACAGATGGTGATGCCTCTGATCTTCGGATTCTTCGTTGCATTTGGATTTACAACAGGTGTTTCATGGAGACTTGCCATGGTAGTTCCAGGGATTGCCTTATTTTTGATGGGGATACTGTATTACTTTGGAACGCAAGATACACCTGGTGGGAATTTTAAAGATATCAAAGAAACTTATCCAACTTTCCAAGGTGGCAAAAAAAATTCACTCGCTAACTTCCTTTTGGTGATCAAAGACTCTAGAGTTTGGTTATTATTTTTAGCGTATGGTGCTTGTTTCGGTATTGAATTAACAATTAATAATATAGCTGCCTTGTATTATGTGGATCAGTTCAAATTAACACCCGCTACAGCAGGATTAATTGCAGGACTATTTGGTTTGATGAATTTGTTTGCACGGACTCTCGGTGGAGTTTTCGGTGATAAATTTGGAATCAAATGGGGATTACGAGGTCGTGTGATTTGGTTATCTGCAGCTCTTGCTGGCGAAGGGATTTGTTTGGTATTGTTTTCACAAATGACATCACTTGTTCTTGCAATCTCATCTATGATTGTATTTAGTTTGTTTGTTCAGATGTCTGAAGGTGCCACATTCTCTGTTGTTCCATTTGTGAATAAAAAAGCAATTGGTGCGGTATCAGGAATTGTTGGTGCTGGCGGAAACGTAGGAGCAGTCTCTGCTGGATTTTTATTCCGTGGCGAGATGACATATCAAAATGCCCTCCTAGTCATCGGTGTGGCCGTAACAATCTCTGCATTCTTCGCATTGTTAGTTCGTTTTACAATGGAAGAGGAAAAAGAAGTTGGGGAAGAAATGAACAAAATCATTCCACAAGGTGAGAAAAAATCGGAATTAGTTACCGCTTCCTAA
- a CDS encoding alpha/beta hydrolase — protein sequence MQKRNKVQSKTYFEEDISINGIQIHVGIWPGKKKPILCLHGLSGNLHSMATFANQLHKKGHKVISYDLRGRGHSSKPNHAYGFENHIKDLNMIIKHYQLKNFILLAHSFGCMIALRYTLLYPEQTKAMILMDGGGLLSVQKRIQILKVLKQSFERLDVIYRSKEEYINLVKNSPLVPKWTKKINDYFIKELHASQNGFICHMPKFVMEEELKEMGGSIQLWKVILNLLLHPKRTIKRMLYNRKPDFENIKIPTLVLRATQMNLFPNDDLLPKESFTEMIQRIPNSKGVEINTNHYGILFDNIKSRDKEIFNFIESQ from the coding sequence ATGCAAAAACGAAACAAAGTTCAATCAAAAACTTATTTTGAGGAAGATATCTCCATCAATGGTATCCAAATTCATGTTGGAATTTGGCCAGGCAAAAAAAAGCCGATTCTATGTTTGCATGGTTTGTCGGGGAATTTACATTCAATGGCAACCTTCGCAAATCAATTGCACAAAAAAGGACACAAAGTGATATCCTACGATTTGCGAGGAAGAGGGCATTCATCCAAACCGAATCATGCGTATGGATTCGAAAATCATATCAAAGACTTAAATATGATTATCAAGCACTATCAACTTAAAAATTTTATTTTATTAGCTCACTCCTTTGGTTGTATGATTGCTCTTCGTTATACACTTTTATATCCCGAACAAACGAAAGCGATGATCCTGATGGACGGTGGTGGACTTTTATCAGTTCAAAAACGGATTCAAATTTTGAAAGTTCTCAAACAATCCTTTGAACGATTGGATGTGATTTACCGTAGCAAGGAAGAATACATCAATTTGGTCAAAAACTCACCTCTCGTTCCAAAATGGACCAAAAAGATCAATGACTACTTCATAAAAGAACTACACGCTTCTCAGAATGGTTTTATTTGCCACATGCCAAAATTTGTTATGGAAGAAGAACTGAAAGAAATGGGTGGCTCTATTCAACTTTGGAAAGTCATTTTAAATCTATTATTACATCCCAAAAGAACGATCAAACGAATGTTATACAATCGAAAACCTGATTTTGAAAATATCAAAATACCAACTCTAGTTTTAAGAGCAACCCAGATGAATCTTTTTCCAAATGATGATTTGTTACCAAAGGAATCATTTACCGAGATGATCCAACGAATTCCGAATTCGAAAGGTGTTGAAATCAACACCAATCATTATGGAATCCTTTTCGATAACATAAAATCAAGAGACAAAGAAATTTTCAACTTCATTGAAAGTCAATAA
- a CDS encoding sensor histidine kinase has protein sequence MNVIVILNVLSLLVYLVAALQITVLLFKKPNFRGEGTFLILLALIPCYVNISNIFEHGFMMDYFDDYEGFFKDLYAMFILIFLYVHTIKKEQKTRTEHEFQIKSDLKLKSKLLTEIHHRVNNNLQIISGLMALQIESENDEKLTTSLNLIQNRIKAIASVHKLIYGSPNLLFVNLNQIFNSILSNLKITYLKEHAEIEFRELIEEGLEMDLDRAIPIGLILNELVSNCFRHAFKYGKQGFIEVSMGRLNDEFVLIVRDNGIGMEIDPDGKGIGLMLVRNLVKQLRGNLVIGSNQGVSFEIRFPIINANPIQI, from the coding sequence ATGAACGTCATTGTCATTTTGAATGTATTGTCGCTTCTGGTCTACTTAGTTGCTGCTTTACAAATTACAGTATTACTTTTCAAAAAACCTAATTTTCGTGGAGAAGGCACATTCTTAATCCTATTAGCGTTAATTCCATGTTATGTGAATATTTCAAATATATTTGAACATGGATTTATGATGGATTATTTTGATGATTACGAAGGTTTTTTTAAAGATTTGTATGCAATGTTCATTTTAATCTTTTTGTATGTTCATACGATAAAAAAAGAACAAAAAACGAGAACTGAGCACGAGTTCCAAATCAAATCTGATTTAAAGTTAAAATCAAAATTACTCACAGAAATTCATCACCGAGTGAACAATAACTTACAAATCATTTCTGGATTGATGGCCCTTCAAATCGAATCTGAAAATGATGAAAAATTGACAACTTCGCTTAACTTAATTCAGAATCGTATCAAAGCGATAGCTTCTGTTCATAAATTGATTTATGGATCACCTAACTTACTATTTGTAAATTTAAACCAAATTTTTAATTCAATTTTGAGTAATTTGAAAATTACATACTTAAAAGAACATGCTGAAATAGAGTTTCGTGAACTGATCGAAGAAGGACTTGAGATGGATCTGGATCGAGCCATTCCCATTGGGTTGATTTTGAACGAACTTGTTTCCAATTGTTTTCGCCATGCGTTTAAGTATGGAAAACAAGGGTTTATCGAAGTTAGTATGGGTCGACTGAATGATGAATTTGTATTGATCGTTCGAGATAATGGAATCGGGATGGAAATTGATCCAGATGGCAAAGGGATTGGATTGATGTTAGTGAGAAATTTAGTCAAACAATTACGTGGAAATCTTGTCATTGGAAGTAATCAAGGTGTGAGTTTTGAAATTAGATTTCCAATTATCAATGCTAACCCGATACAAATATAA
- a CDS encoding HesA/MoeB/ThiF family protein: MKSEKEIFFQRQCLVPEIGQEGQKKWNDASVLIIGLGGLGCPSALQLALAGVSRIGLVDFDVVEVSNLHRQTLFTWKDIGRKKTEVVSEVLKEHIPWIQIETFSEFLNSNSNTQIFETWDIVLDCTDTIISKYAINDFCLEKKIPLVTASVFRTSAQFAIFSGDGKPCYRCLFPNLSEGDTFSCNEGGVLGIQTSLAGNYQASLVLQYLLNPHQFELNTVYFIEWNPISFYQSKVEQDLQCPSCSEQRYLKKSEGNCLEIDQVGYLELKSKTSVILLDVREEEEVIHSPIPDAVWFPLSELEKGKSPPGISDQTIVCVCETGVRSLKATSYLTNFQNKFSLIGGRRVLSRFKNE, encoded by the coding sequence ATGAAGTCAGAAAAAGAGATTTTTTTCCAAAGACAATGTTTGGTCCCTGAAATTGGTCAGGAAGGGCAAAAAAAATGGAATGATGCCTCAGTTCTTATCATTGGATTGGGTGGCTTGGGATGTCCTTCCGCTTTGCAACTTGCACTAGCCGGGGTATCCAGAATTGGGCTCGTCGATTTCGACGTGGTCGAAGTATCAAATTTACATCGACAAACATTGTTTACTTGGAAGGACATAGGTCGAAAAAAAACAGAAGTTGTATCGGAAGTTCTAAAGGAACACATACCATGGATTCAAATCGAAACATTTTCTGAATTTTTAAATTCAAATTCCAATACTCAAATATTTGAAACCTGGGATATTGTGTTGGACTGTACGGATACAATTATCTCCAAATATGCTATAAACGACTTTTGTTTAGAAAAAAAGATTCCGCTCGTGACTGCTTCTGTATTCAGAACCAGTGCACAGTTTGCCATCTTTTCAGGCGATGGCAAACCATGTTATCGTTGTTTGTTTCCCAATTTAAGTGAAGGGGATACGTTCAGTTGTAATGAAGGGGGAGTATTGGGAATTCAAACTTCATTAGCAGGAAATTACCAAGCCTCATTGGTGTTACAATATTTACTGAATCCTCACCAATTTGAACTGAATACAGTTTATTTTATCGAATGGAATCCCATTTCATTTTACCAATCAAAGGTAGAACAAGATCTTCAGTGTCCATCTTGTAGCGAACAAAGATATCTTAAAAAAAGTGAAGGGAATTGTTTAGAAATCGATCAAGTTGGATACTTGGAACTTAAGTCAAAAACATCTGTCATTTTACTAGACGTCAGGGAAGAAGAAGAGGTGATCCATTCCCCCATCCCAGATGCAGTTTGGTTTCCTTTATCTGAATTGGAAAAGGGAAAGTCTCCACCAGGAATCTCTGACCAAACGATTGTTTGTGTTTGTGAGACAGGAGTGCGCTCACTGAAGGCAACTTCCTATCTCACAAATTTTCAAAACAAATTTTCATTGATTGGTGGTCGAAGGGTTTTGTCTCGATTCAAAAATGAGTAA
- a CDS encoding M14 family metallopeptidase, with protein MLRGIKRLNRYENRIIKIVKLGGKLVRLKQYGFSTKTEEGFRFPIYVLEIGKPKAIKKNVSGLIAGVHGLETIGIRVLLDFLDDLFARKTSVLYQEIKNGELGIVCIPILNPGGVALKRRSNPKGVDLMRNSGVEAVKAPFFFGGHKYSNFFPYYRGKVLQTESRVLDRYFNEYFLNAENQMIPVVDIHSGFGTVDHVWWPYASTHDPCADESLFQKIGHHFTNSLNHFLYRFGPQSESYTTHGDLWDRLYDKFQSISKASQIPKTSRFLPLTLEIGTWSDISLDPWKIFRKRGIFNPARESKQKSIISHRRFLSDVIRLAKMDPSDITEK; from the coding sequence ATGTTACGTGGCATAAAAAGATTAAATCGTTATGAGAACCGAATCATAAAAATTGTAAAGTTAGGTGGCAAGCTTGTCAGATTAAAACAATACGGATTTTCCACTAAAACGGAAGAAGGGTTTAGATTTCCAATTTATGTTTTAGAAATAGGAAAACCGAAAGCGATCAAAAAGAATGTATCTGGTTTGATAGCTGGTGTTCATGGTCTTGAAACCATCGGAATTCGAGTTCTCCTTGATTTTTTAGATGATTTGTTTGCTCGCAAAACATCTGTATTGTACCAAGAAATTAAAAATGGTGAGTTAGGTATTGTTTGTATACCTATTTTGAACCCAGGTGGGGTGGCACTCAAAAGACGTTCAAATCCCAAAGGTGTAGATTTGATGCGTAACTCTGGAGTAGAAGCAGTGAAGGCTCCATTTTTTTTCGGAGGCCATAAGTATTCCAATTTTTTCCCTTATTATCGTGGTAAGGTGTTACAAACCGAATCGCGAGTCCTGGATCGTTACTTTAACGAATACTTCCTGAATGCTGAAAATCAGATGATACCAGTTGTGGACATCCATTCTGGGTTTGGAACTGTAGACCACGTTTGGTGGCCTTATGCCAGTACGCATGATCCGTGTGCCGATGAGTCATTGTTTCAAAAAATTGGTCATCATTTTACAAATTCTTTGAATCACTTTTTGTATCGATTCGGACCTCAAAGTGAATCGTATACAACTCATGGTGATCTTTGGGATCGGTTGTATGACAAATTTCAGTCAATATCGAAAGCATCCCAAATTCCAAAAACAAGTCGGTTCCTCCCTTTAACGCTAGAAATTGGAACATGGTCAGACATTAGTTTGGATCCATGGAAGATATTTCGTAAAAGAGGAATTTTTAATCCTGCGCGTGAATCCAAACAAAAGTCTATCATCAGCCACAGGCGATTCCTATCTGATGTTATTCGGCTTGCCAAGATGGATCCTTCGGACATAACCGAAAAATAA
- a CDS encoding molybdenum cofactor biosynthesis protein MoaE: MDHITENKIEITDIIPSLPSMGGYVLFAGIVRNLNEGKMVTHLEYEAYSEMANQMIHSIIMDSKNKWELQYANCIHRLGSLDVGEIAVIVSTGSVHREEAYLANRYIIDRVKHEVPIWKKEYFTDGSSEWSKGCVHDTNHE, translated from the coding sequence ATGGACCACATCACAGAAAACAAAATCGAAATTACAGATATTATTCCTTCACTACCGAGTATGGGAGGATATGTGCTCTTCGCAGGTATCGTGAGGAATCTCAATGAAGGAAAGATGGTGACCCATTTGGAGTATGAAGCATATTCAGAAATGGCAAATCAAATGATACACTCTATCATTATGGATTCGAAAAACAAATGGGAACTACAATATGCAAATTGTATTCACCGCTTAGGGTCACTGGATGTCGGAGAAATCGCTGTCATCGTATCCACTGGCTCTGTCCACCGAGAGGAAGCTTATTTGGCAAATCGTTACATCATCGATAGAGTGAAACACGAAGTGCCCATTTGGAAAAAAGAATATTTTACTGATGGTAGTTCGGAATGGTCCAAGGGTTGTGTTCATGACACAAATCACGAATGA
- a CDS encoding MoaD/ThiS family protein → MKVEILCFAALKDFFPIKQTIEIEFNFNVSQLKEFLGKQNPNAVKILNVSRVSINQRIVKEAEIIPENAIIAILPPSSGG, encoded by the coding sequence ATGAAGGTTGAAATATTATGTTTTGCTGCTTTAAAAGATTTTTTTCCAATCAAACAAACGATTGAAATTGAATTCAACTTTAACGTTTCACAACTAAAAGAATTCTTAGGCAAACAAAATCCGAATGCAGTTAAAATTTTGAATGTAAGTCGAGTTTCTATCAATCAAAGAATTGTCAAAGAAGCAGAAATCATTCCAGAAAATGCAATCATTGCAATTTTACCTCCCTCAAGTGGAGGATAA
- a CDS encoding molybdopterin-dependent oxidoreductase, with product MDQTHFRSCNLCEAMCGLQIEVKNDTIVGFKGDSLDSFSRGHICPKGPELKSLYEDPDRLKYPIKKTKNGWEKVTWVNALSDIANQIVTIQSKYGNDAVAIYNGNPTVHNYGSMLFGQRFVSRIKSKNNFSATSVDQLPHQLLSYLMFGHQLLVPIPDIDRTQYFLILGGNPFASNGSLMTVPDVKKRLKAIQDRGGKYVVIDPRKTETAEHADEHLFIKPGTDVFLLLSLLNIIFENKLNKPNSLLKENDIQSIQILVKEFSPEDVSKITGISKESIERIAFEFANASSAVCYGRVGVSTQEFGALCQWLINVINIVTGNLDKEGGAMFTLPAVDLVGEGSVMRSSSGSFNTFQSRVRKLPEFNDELPVSALAEEILTEGEGQIRVLVTSAGNPVLSTPNGSKLEKALTQLDLMVSFDFYLNETTKHAHYILPPTSTLEHDHYDLIFNVFAVRNTARYNQPLFPPEEGMLHDWEIFSDLTKRIELRRSGKELPTELIKTKLTPASIIDHALKSGPYGAKNNSDIQMSLELLKNSSHGIDLGPLKKSFPERLYTNDKKIHLYPDILESDIPRLKTKFKEQINVSQSMFPYLLIGRRHLRNNNSWMHNLPKLMTGKPRCTMMVHPDDAIQLGITNNEEVIVESKVGQLKIPVEITDELMKGVVSIPHGFGHNRSGTSQTIATQFSGVSINDLTDDQIIDEFSGNAAFSGIQVKIIKIPS from the coding sequence ATGGACCAAACACATTTTCGATCATGCAATTTATGTGAGGCCATGTGCGGATTACAAATCGAAGTCAAAAATGATACCATCGTAGGCTTCAAAGGTGATTCTCTGGATTCATTCAGCAGAGGTCATATTTGTCCAAAAGGTCCTGAATTAAAAAGTTTATATGAAGATCCAGACAGACTAAAATACCCAATCAAAAAAACAAAAAATGGATGGGAGAAAGTGACCTGGGTGAATGCCCTTTCCGATATCGCTAATCAAATTGTAACAATACAATCAAAATACGGCAACGATGCAGTCGCCATTTATAATGGGAATCCAACGGTTCACAATTACGGATCAATGTTATTTGGTCAAAGATTTGTCAGTCGCATAAAATCTAAAAACAATTTTTCAGCTACGTCGGTAGACCAACTTCCACACCAACTCCTCTCCTATTTGATGTTTGGTCATCAATTACTTGTTCCAATTCCAGACATAGATCGAACGCAATACTTTCTAATTTTGGGTGGGAACCCATTTGCTTCTAACGGAAGTCTGATGACAGTACCCGATGTCAAAAAAAGATTAAAAGCCATCCAAGATAGAGGTGGTAAATATGTAGTGATTGACCCAAGGAAAACTGAAACCGCAGAACATGCAGACGAACACCTATTCATCAAACCAGGAACCGATGTTTTTCTTTTACTTTCACTATTAAACATCATTTTTGAAAACAAACTAAACAAACCAAATTCGCTTTTAAAAGAAAATGACATCCAGTCGATTCAAATTCTTGTGAAAGAATTTTCACCAGAGGATGTATCGAAAATCACAGGTATATCTAAAGAATCAATAGAACGAATTGCATTTGAATTTGCAAACGCATCCTCTGCCGTCTGTTATGGGAGAGTTGGAGTTTCCACACAGGAATTTGGAGCTCTGTGTCAATGGCTCATCAACGTGATCAATATTGTCACAGGAAATTTGGACAAAGAAGGCGGAGCTATGTTCACATTACCAGCTGTTGATTTGGTTGGTGAAGGTTCAGTCATGAGGTCTTCATCCGGCAGTTTTAATACTTTCCAATCACGGGTAAGAAAACTACCCGAATTCAATGACGAATTGCCTGTTTCTGCCCTCGCAGAAGAGATTTTGACAGAAGGGGAAGGACAAATCCGAGTTTTGGTGACTTCAGCAGGGAATCCTGTTTTATCTACACCTAACGGATCTAAACTGGAAAAAGCATTAACTCAATTAGATCTTATGGTTAGTTTTGATTTTTATTTGAATGAAACCACAAAACATGCACATTATATTCTACCACCAACATCTACATTAGAACATGATCATTATGATTTAATATTCAATGTATTTGCTGTAAGAAATACAGCGCGCTACAACCAACCCTTGTTTCCACCTGAAGAAGGAATGTTACATGATTGGGAGATTTTTTCCGATTTAACAAAACGGATTGAACTACGACGGTCAGGAAAAGAATTACCTACCGAGTTAATCAAAACGAAACTAACGCCTGCGAGTATCATAGACCATGCATTAAAATCAGGACCATATGGTGCCAAAAATAATTCAGATATCCAAATGAGTTTGGAACTTCTTAAAAACAGCTCGCATGGAATCGATTTAGGTCCACTAAAAAAATCTTTTCCTGAAAGGCTTTATACGAATGATAAAAAAATTCATTTATATCCAGATATTTTAGAATCTGATATTCCAAGATTAAAAACAAAATTCAAAGAACAAATCAATGTTAGTCAGTCAATGTTTCCTTATTTGTTGATAGGAAGAAGGCATTTAAGAAATAATAATTCATGGATGCATAATTTACCCAAATTGATGACGGGGAAACCGAGATGTACTATGATGGTGCATCCAGATGATGCAATACAATTGGGAATCACAAATAATGAAGAAGTCATTGTAGAATCAAAAGTAGGACAGTTGAAAATACCTGTTGAAATCACGGATGAATTAATGAAAGGTGTTGTCAGCATTCCGCATGGTTTTGGACACAACCGCAGTGGTACAAGTCAAACGATAGCAACACAATTCTCAGGAGTTAGTATCAATGACCTGACTGATGATCAAATCATTGATGAATTTTCTGGAAATGCTGCGTTCAGCGGCATTCAGGTAAAAATCATAAAGATTCCTTCATAA